The proteins below are encoded in one region of Dehalococcoidia bacterium:
- a CDS encoding nitronate monooxygenase → MRTKLCELLGIEYPIILAGMGGVARAELVAAVSNAGGLGVIGATGMRPERLRQEIRKVRDLTDRPFGVDILLPVLPSEMGRVQEEAPQGPRRSWRDLLTSEHHQFMAEMWERFRLPPLREDLSRSTLGRDFGPDYIRRQMEVVLEEGVPVFAS, encoded by the coding sequence TTGCGCACAAAGCTGTGTGAGCTGTTAGGCATCGAGTATCCCATCATCTTGGCGGGCATGGGTGGGGTGGCCAGGGCCGAGCTGGTGGCTGCTGTCTCCAACGCCGGCGGCCTCGGGGTCATAGGGGCTACCGGAATGCGGCCCGAGCGACTGCGGCAAGAGATCCGCAAGGTGCGGGACCTCACCGACAGGCCGTTTGGGGTGGATATCCTTCTGCCTGTCCTGCCATCGGAGATGGGGAGGGTGCAGGAGGAGGCTCCACAGGGCCCCCGGCGATCCTGGCGTGACCTTCTGACCTCGGAGCACCACCAGTTTATGGCCGAGATGTGGGAGCGGTTCCGCCTCCCGCCCCTGCGCGAGGACCTCTCCCGCTCTACCCTGGGCCGAGACTTCGGGCCCGACTATATCCGTCGGCAGATGGAGGTGGTGCTGGAGGAGGGGGTGCCTGTGTTCGCCTCCG
- a CDS encoding Zn-ribbon domain-containing OB-fold protein → MSEAKEQPKIPLPRPTAISAPFWEAARQGRLLLQYCPRCQRYIFYPRPYCIHCLGEPEWREASGRGRVYSFTIVRRPATPAFADKVPYVYAIVELEEGVRMTANIVGCRPEEVRVDMPVRAVFEPAGDDVSLVQFAPA, encoded by the coding sequence ATGAGCGAGGCCAAGGAGCAGCCCAAGATCCCTTTACCACGCCCTACCGCCATAAGCGCCCCCTTCTGGGAAGCGGCCCGACAGGGCCGTCTCCTGCTCCAGTACTGCCCCCGCTGCCAGAGGTATATCTTCTATCCGCGCCCCTACTGCATTCATTGCCTAGGGGAGCCGGAATGGCGGGAGGCTAGCGGCCGGGGCCGGGTGTATAGCTTTACCATCGTGCGGCGGCCGGCTACGCCCGCCTTCGCCGATAAGGTGCCTTATGTGTATGCCATTGTGGAGCTGGAGGAGGGGGTGAGGATGACAGCCAACATCGTGGGCTGCCGGCCGGAGGAGGTGAGAGTGGATATGCCGGTACGGGCGGTCTTTGAGCCAGCGGGAGACGATGTCTCCCTCGTCCAGTTCGCCCCTGCTTAG
- a CDS encoding thiolase family protein produces MDLRRKAAIVGVGEVGPMRDPGGRSAIHLMLEAARLAMTDARLLPKDIDGLLVGPLLVGAPMTIPSIMGEYLGLELTYADTVDLGGATAAGMVWRAAAAIAAGAANAVLCLTGDAVDPKAFYTRGVRWDGMPAPEFERPYGPMGANSGYALAAMRHAYEYGTTDRQRAKVAVDQRTNACANPRALFYGKPITIDDVLESPVIVDPLHLLEIVMPCSGAIAFIVARPEIAKECPHPPVYLLGFGEKITHSLPAYAPSLTTTPIVYTAAKAFEMAGVTPKDIDLVSVYDCYTITVIITLEDAGFCPKGRGGPFVEEHDLTYKGDLPVNTHGGQLSYGQPGLAGGASHIMEAVYQLQGRAGERQVKDCQLAFVNGNGGILSEQVSLVLGRE; encoded by the coding sequence ATGGACCTAAGGCGGAAGGCGGCCATCGTCGGCGTGGGAGAGGTGGGGCCCATGCGGGACCCCGGCGGTCGCTCTGCCATCCACCTCATGCTGGAGGCGGCCAGGCTGGCCATGACCGATGCCAGACTCCTTCCCAAAGACATCGATGGCCTGTTGGTGGGCCCCTTGCTAGTCGGCGCCCCCATGACTATCCCATCCATCATGGGGGAATACCTGGGGCTGGAGCTCACTTACGCCGATACCGTGGACCTGGGAGGGGCCACGGCCGCCGGCATGGTGTGGCGGGCGGCGGCAGCCATCGCTGCCGGGGCGGCCAACGCCGTCCTCTGCCTCACCGGGGACGCTGTGGACCCCAAGGCCTTTTACACCCGCGGGGTGCGCTGGGATGGCATGCCCGCTCCCGAGTTCGAGCGGCCCTACGGGCCCATGGGGGCCAACTCCGGGTATGCCCTGGCGGCCATGCGTCACGCCTACGAGTATGGCACCACCGACCGTCAGCGGGCCAAGGTGGCCGTGGACCAGCGCACCAACGCCTGCGCCAACCCTAGGGCCCTTTTCTATGGCAAGCCCATCACCATCGACGATGTGCTCGAGTCCCCGGTCATTGTGGACCCATTGCACCTGCTGGAGATCGTCATGCCCTGTTCGGGGGCCATAGCCTTCATCGTGGCCCGCCCGGAGATAGCTAAGGAATGCCCCCATCCCCCTGTCTACCTCCTCGGCTTCGGGGAGAAGATCACCCATAGCCTTCCTGCCTACGCCCCTAGCCTCACCACCACGCCCATCGTCTATACGGCGGCCAAGGCCTTTGAGATGGCCGGCGTCACCCCCAAGGATATCGACCTGGTATCCGTCTACGACTGCTACACCATCACTGTCATCATCACCCTGGAGGACGCCGGCTTCTGCCCCAAGGGGAGGGGAGGGCCCTTCGTGGAGGAGCACGACCTGACCTATAAGGGGGACCTGCCTGTCAACACCCACGGGGGCCAGCTCTCCTATGGTCAGCCTGGCCTGGCGGGTGGGGCCTCGCACATTATGGAGGCCGTATACCAGCTGCAAGGCCGGGCCGGGGAGAGGCAGGTGAAGGACTGCCAGCTGGCCTTCGTCAACGGCAATGGAGGCATCCTGAGCGAGCAGGTGTCGCTGGTCCTGGGGAGAGAGTGA
- a CDS encoding nicotinate phosphoribosyltransferase produces MGLALATDLYELTMAQSYWEHGMHGQAVFSLFVRTLPQGRGYLVAAGLEDVLRYLEGLRFTASDLQYLESTGIFSPPFLEYLAGLRFTGEVWAVTEGSLVFANEPILEVKAPIIEAQLAETYIINQVHLQTVIATKAARCVWAAKGRVLVDFAFRRTHGLEAGLKVARCCYLVGFAATSNVLAGKVYGIPVAGTMAHSYVMAFPSELEAFQAFARSFPERSVLLIDTYDTLQGARIAALVGQEMAQRGHRLRGVRLDSGDLLSLSREVRKILDEAGLTEAQIFASGGLDEWEIEALVRGGAPIDAFGIGTRMGVSADAPWLDMAYKLVEYEGRPVLKLSQGKATLPGAKQVFRFYDGKGAMARDVLALRGEQMPGGRPLLRQVMKEGRILGPLPTLQELRRHFHEEFARLPEPYKDLHSPAKYTVEVSPGIASLQQQLAISPRGAGPSAR; encoded by the coding sequence ATGGGCTTAGCCCTGGCCACCGACCTCTATGAGCTGACCATGGCCCAGAGCTACTGGGAGCATGGCATGCACGGTCAAGCCGTCTTTAGCCTCTTCGTCCGAACCCTCCCCCAGGGGCGGGGCTATTTGGTGGCCGCTGGGCTGGAGGACGTGCTGCGCTACCTGGAGGGCCTACGCTTCACCGCCTCGGACCTGCAGTACCTGGAGTCCACGGGTATCTTCTCACCTCCCTTCTTGGAGTACCTGGCGGGCCTGCGGTTCACGGGCGAGGTATGGGCGGTGACGGAAGGAAGCCTGGTCTTCGCCAACGAGCCCATCTTGGAGGTGAAGGCGCCCATCATCGAGGCCCAGCTGGCGGAGACTTACATCATAAACCAGGTGCACCTGCAGACGGTTATCGCCACCAAGGCTGCCCGTTGCGTGTGGGCGGCCAAGGGGCGGGTGCTGGTGGACTTCGCCTTCCGCCGCACCCACGGCTTGGAAGCCGGCCTCAAGGTGGCCCGCTGTTGCTATCTGGTGGGGTTCGCCGCCACTAGCAACGTGCTGGCAGGGAAGGTGTATGGCATCCCTGTGGCTGGCACCATGGCCCATTCCTATGTCATGGCCTTCCCGTCGGAGCTGGAGGCCTTCCAGGCCTTCGCCCGCTCCTTTCCAGAGCGTTCCGTCCTCCTCATCGATACCTACGACACCCTACAAGGGGCGCGGATAGCGGCCCTGGTAGGGCAGGAGATGGCGCAGCGCGGCCACCGCCTGCGTGGGGTGCGCCTGGACTCCGGCGACCTCCTCTCCCTCAGCCGGGAGGTGCGCAAGATCCTCGACGAGGCAGGGCTGACGGAGGCCCAGATCTTTGCCAGCGGCGGCCTGGACGAGTGGGAGATAGAAGCGCTGGTGCGGGGAGGGGCGCCCATCGATGCCTTCGGAATAGGGACACGTATGGGGGTATCCGCTGATGCCCCCTGGTTGGACATGGCCTACAAGCTGGTGGAGTATGAGGGGCGGCCAGTCCTCAAGCTGAGCCAGGGCAAGGCCACCCTCCCCGGGGCCAAGCAGGTCTTCCGCTTCTACGACGGGAAGGGCGCCATGGCCCGCGACGTGCTGGCCCTGCGCGGTGAGCAGATGCCAGGGGGGCGTCCCCTGCTGCGCCAGGTCATGAAGGAGGGGCGTATACTGGGCCCTCTCCCCACCCTGCAGGAGCTGCGACGCCACTTCCACGAAGAGTTCGCCAGGCTACCTGAGCCCTACAAGGACCTGCACTCCCCCGCCAAGTACACCGTGGAGGTGAGCCCTGGCATCGCCTCCTTGCAACAGCAGTTGGCCATCTCCCCTCGGGGGGCTGGCCCCTCAGCTCGGTAA